The Campylobacter concisus genome has a window encoding:
- a CDS encoding glycosyltransferase family 2 protein, with product MPNVKISFVVPVFNKKEHIRDCLNSLISQDMDDIEIIVINDGSTDNTLEILEEYKDKIILKTKSNAGVSAARNDGILLASGKYTICVDADDYVEKDYASSVYDIAEKFDADIVITDMCKVYGHKKLLLKDFETKEDGAIDKNEYLKRLLASRHNKVLHNAANKAIRTKILKENLFPVGITQAEDFHTVVRNVIASKTLVKLNKAFYYYKIGDNNTAGFEKLKAVMDHKFVYDDIISILKNKNLALEMVSDLELRKIKSVYMPAILARPNLKNSSYVKALDLFYADSDSIINSSGFSKLRLKQRILLKVLKNIKSYENVSKILKIFNTINGFLSNKKMKEFKE from the coding sequence GTGCCTAATGTGAAAATAAGCTTTGTAGTGCCTGTTTTTAACAAAAAAGAGCACATTAGGGATTGTTTAAATTCGCTTATATCTCAAGACATGGATGATATTGAGATTATAGTTATTAATGATGGAAGTACTGACAATACGCTAGAAATATTAGAAGAATATAAAGATAAAATAATATTAAAAACAAAGAGCAATGCCGGTGTTAGTGCTGCTAGAAATGACGGTATATTGCTAGCTAGTGGCAAATATACTATCTGCGTAGATGCTGATGACTATGTGGAAAAAGATTATGCTTCAAGTGTTTATGATATTGCAGAGAAATTTGATGCCGACATAGTGATAACAGATATGTGTAAGGTCTATGGTCATAAAAAGCTCCTTCTGAAGGATTTTGAGACAAAAGAGGATGGTGCAATCGATAAAAATGAGTACCTAAAAAGACTTTTAGCCTCAAGGCACAACAAAGTCTTGCATAATGCGGCAAACAAGGCGATTAGGACTAAAATTTTAAAAGAAAATTTATTTCCAGTTGGGATCACACAAGCTGAAGACTTTCACACTGTAGTGAGAAATGTTATCGCTTCAAAAACTCTTGTAAAGCTAAATAAGGCATTTTATTATTATAAGATCGGAGATAACAACACTGCTGGCTTTGAAAAACTAAAAGCTGTGATGGATCATAAATTTGTCTATGACGACATAATCTCAATTTTAAAAAACAAAAATTTAGCTCTTGAAATGGTGTCAGATCTAGAGCTTAGAAAAATAAAAAGCGTCTATATGCCAGCTATTTTAGCGAGACCAAATCTAAAAAATAGTAGCTATGTAAAGGCACTTGATCTTTTTTATGCAGATAGTGATAGCATCATAAACTCATCTGGTTTTTCAAAGCTTAGATTAAAACAAAGAATTTTGCTTAAAGTGCTAAAAAATATAAAATCGTACGAAAATGTATCAAAAATTTTAAAAATCTTTAATACAATAAATGGCTTTTTGTCAAATAAAAAAATGAAAGAATTTAAAGAGTAG
- a CDS encoding beta-ketoacyl-ACP synthase III, protein MPKASLISIASYIPEKILTNFDFEKMVETSDEWIVKRTGIEQRHIATNETTSDLGTKAGELAIKRSGLDKSQIDAIICATISPDHLCMPSTACKIAANLGLNYGVTAFDISAACTGFIYLLELANSLIVSGAKKNVLIIGAEKLSSIVDYTDRSTCILFGDGAGAAVISSGNENEIIDIHTASDGKQAELLITPGCGSVFPASEETLKNRLNFIHMSGNEVFKIAVQTLSKSVIEILHANKMQSEDIDFFIPHQANIRIIDAVKNRLNFKDEQCVLTVAKYGNTSSASIPMAINDAYEDGRIKNGSILLLDAFGGGFTWGSAILKFGGKNFSDLQ, encoded by the coding sequence ATGCCAAAAGCTTCACTGATTTCTATCGCTTCTTACATTCCAGAAAAAATTCTGACAAATTTTGACTTTGAAAAGATGGTTGAAACGAGTGATGAATGGATAGTAAAGCGAACAGGTATCGAGCAAAGGCATATTGCAACTAACGAAACAACAAGTGACCTTGGTACAAAAGCTGGTGAATTAGCTATAAAACGCTCAGGACTTGATAAATCTCAAATCGATGCAATCATCTGTGCCACAATATCTCCGGATCATCTTTGTATGCCTTCTACTGCTTGCAAAATAGCTGCAAATTTGGGTCTAAATTATGGAGTTACAGCATTTGATATAAGTGCGGCTTGTACAGGTTTTATTTATCTTTTAGAGCTTGCAAATTCTCTCATTGTTAGCGGTGCCAAAAAAAATGTATTAATTATCGGAGCCGAAAAATTAAGCTCTATTGTTGACTATACAGATAGAAGCACTTGTATACTATTTGGTGATGGAGCAGGCGCGGCTGTAATTAGTAGTGGTAATGAAAATGAGATCATTGATATCCATACAGCAAGTGACGGCAAGCAAGCTGAACTTTTAATAACTCCAGGATGCGGGAGTGTATTTCCAGCCAGTGAGGAAACACTAAAAAATAGATTAAATTTCATTCATATGAGTGGAAATGAAGTTTTTAAAATAGCAGTTCAAACACTTAGCAAAAGCGTAATAGAAATTCTGCATGCAAACAAAATGCAAAGCGAAGATATCGATTTTTTTATACCTCATCAAGCAAATATAAGAATAATAGATGCAGTAAAAAATAGATTAAATTTTAAAGATGAGCAATGTGTCTTGACTGTTGCTAAATATGGCAATACAAGCTCTGCTTCAATTCCGATGGCTATAAATGATGCCTATGAAGACGGCCGTATCAAAAATGGTTCAATTTTGCTTCTTGATGCATTTGGTGGCGGCTTTACATGGGGATCAGCGATTCTAAAATTTGGTGGAAAAAATTTTAGCGACTTACAATAA
- a CDS encoding NADH-quinone oxidoreductase subunit I, with protein MSVKITDICISCGSCIDECPVSAIVDDSDNPTGADTYYVYSNKCVECVGYNDEPACASACPTDGCIVWDAVVAGQPSRDQIGADARNGSIPVIQ; from the coding sequence ATGTCTGTAAAAATAACTGATATATGCATAAGCTGTGGTTCATGTATTGATGAATGCCCAGTTTCAGCTATCGTTGATGATAGCGACAACCCAACTGGAGCAGATACATACTATGTTTATTCAAATAAATGCGTTGAGTGCGTAGGCTATAACGATGAGCCAGCCTGTGCTTCTGCCTGTCCAACTGATGGTTGTATCGTATGGGACGCTGTTGTAGCAGGACAACCTTCTCGCGATCAGATCGGTGCTGATGCACGCAATGGCTCTATTCCAGTTATTCAATAA
- a CDS encoding PilZ domain-containing protein, whose product MDFKGRQELVINCEDSILKLRDKFIDDGIKFCRQLTFIVPHDQVKICLENIFDTLLIQKPNATQLQDDLNNLILKSNARDELINFLLLNLTLNFSHSCDNSTFVGYFVNAVSRIKEILCGAKDQQETNVKDMIETGTFFYEDPINTFTRMKKAKVRPELLNLYDGLNIKYEAEILEVKEDSVVFRVDMMQILAMKQDGKGFILPNSFFSKPLCADIVNYNIVNKGVTLSNFLRNTTMYAYKRKFQRILPNRFTKTIIKGKQDKIEGSLYDVSEGGISVLSPQTTNFQDGEELEATFDISIAPDKVKNVTLKLRLVTELAYKGYIRYCMKLIDDDETIKDFTQKRIKETLDELRSRINLYE is encoded by the coding sequence ATGGATTTTAAAGGCAGGCAAGAGCTTGTAATAAATTGCGAAGATAGCATACTTAAATTAAGAGATAAATTTATCGATGACGGTATCAAATTTTGTAGGCAGCTAACATTTATCGTGCCGCACGATCAGGTAAAAATTTGTCTTGAAAACATTTTTGATACACTGCTTATTCAAAAGCCAAATGCTACGCAGCTACAAGATGATTTAAATAATCTAATACTAAAATCAAATGCAAGAGATGAATTAATCAATTTTCTACTTTTAAATTTGACCTTAAATTTTAGTCACTCTTGCGACAACAGTACCTTCGTAGGCTATTTCGTAAATGCCGTTTCAAGAATCAAAGAAATTTTATGTGGTGCCAAAGACCAGCAAGAAACAAATGTAAAAGATATGATTGAAACCGGAACATTTTTTTATGAAGATCCGATCAATACATTCACTCGCATGAAAAAGGCCAAGGTAAGGCCAGAGCTTTTAAATTTATATGATGGATTAAATATAAAATATGAGGCTGAAATTTTAGAAGTTAAAGAAGATAGTGTCGTTTTTCGCGTGGATATGATGCAAATTTTAGCCATGAAACAAGACGGCAAAGGTTTTATTTTGCCAAATAGCTTTTTCTCAAAACCATTATGCGCTGATATTGTTAATTACAATATAGTCAATAAAGGTGTCACTCTTTCAAATTTCTTACGAAATACGACGATGTACGCATATAAAAGAAAATTCCAACGTATCTTGCCAAATCGTTTCACCAAAACTATTATCAAAGGCAAGCAAGACAAGATCGAAGGTAGCCTTTATGATGTTTCCGAGGGTGGCATAAGCGTATTAAGCCCGCAAACTACAAATTTTCAAGATGGAGAAGAACTAGAAGCGACCTTTGATATCTCAATCGCGCCAGATAAAGTAAAAAACGTGACTTTAAAGCTAAGACTTGTTACAGAGCTAGCATATAAAGGCTACATTAGATACTGCATGAAGCTTATCGATGATGATGAAACGATAAAAGATTTTACACAAAAGCGCATAAAAGAGACACTTGATGAGCTTCGCTCACGTATAAATTTATACGAATAA
- a CDS encoding glycosyltransferase family 4 protein encodes MINILELESSLGFGGQEHRTQRVINGLDKSKFKVFYGLNPGSKSFEKQIECEFVEFNLKKSFNIFEILKICKFVKQNNIKIISTHSGKDGTIGAIVGKICGVSVVRTRHLQLPITSPLPYNISTKVVGVCDSVCEDLIKRGVKKEKVVKIYTGIDTQKYTPEFKINMKKEFGLSDDVIGICIVAVLRAAKNHKLLIDTFSELNLEKSALFIVGDGPQNKNLQEYIKDKKNIFMLGNRTDVSDFLGSLDICVLPSDMEAIGGALLEASSCKLATIGSDVGGLGEAVSDGKSGFLFQNGDKEGLKKVLERLILDENLRKQMGEFGREYVKEVFSIEKMIENTQNLYMELVK; translated from the coding sequence ATGATAAATATACTTGAGCTTGAAAGCTCTCTTGGATTTGGTGGGCAAGAACACCGTACACAGCGTGTGATAAATGGGCTAGATAAGAGTAAATTTAAGGTTTTTTATGGGCTAAATCCTGGCTCAAAAAGCTTTGAGAAGCAAATAGAGTGTGAATTCGTTGAGTTTAATCTCAAAAAGTCTTTCAATATCTTTGAAATTTTAAAAATTTGCAAATTTGTAAAGCAAAATAATATAAAAATCATCTCAACACACTCAGGGAAAGATGGTACCATTGGGGCGATTGTGGGTAAAATTTGTGGCGTTAGTGTGGTTCGTACTAGGCATTTGCAGCTTCCTATAACATCGCCTTTGCCTTATAATATAAGTACAAAAGTAGTCGGCGTTTGTGACTCAGTATGCGAGGATCTTATAAAAAGAGGCGTGAAAAAAGAAAAAGTTGTCAAAATTTATACAGGCATCGATACGCAAAAATATACACCAGAATTTAAGATAAATATGAAAAAAGAATTTGGCTTAAGTGACGATGTAATAGGCATTTGTATTGTAGCAGTGTTAAGAGCTGCTAAAAATCATAAGCTCTTAATCGATACATTTAGCGAGTTAAATTTAGAAAAATCAGCCCTTTTTATCGTAGGTGATGGCCCGCAAAATAAAAATTTACAAGAATATATAAAAGATAAAAAAAATATCTTTATGCTTGGCAATAGAACCGATGTGAGCGATTTTTTGGGCTCTCTTGATATTTGTGTGTTGCCTTCAGATATGGAGGCTATCGGTGGAGCGCTGCTTGAGGCATCTTCGTGTAAGCTGGCTACCATCGGAAGCGACGTGGGTGGTCTTGGCGAGGCAGTAAGCGACGGAAAGAGTGGATTTTTATTTCAAAATGGCGATAAAGAGGGGCTAAAAAAGGTGCTTGAAAGGCTCATTTTGGATGAAAATTTAAGAAAACAGATGGGCGAGTTTGGCAGAGAGTACGTAAAAGAGGTATTTAGCATCGAAAAAATGATAGAAAACACACAAAATTTATATATGGAACTTGTAAAATGA
- the ndk gene encoding nucleoside-diphosphate kinase — MQRTLSIIKPDAVKKNVVGKIIDRFESNGLRIAAAKKIQLSKCDAKAFYAVHKDRPFFNDLVEFMISGPVVVMVLEGDNAVAKNRELMGATNPKEAAPGTIRADFADSIDANAVHGSDSLENAVNEINFFFASREIC, encoded by the coding sequence ATGCAAAGAACACTTTCTATTATTAAGCCTGATGCTGTTAAGAAAAATGTTGTTGGAAAAATTATAGATAGATTTGAAAGTAACGGCTTAAGAATCGCAGCTGCAAAGAAAATCCAACTTAGCAAATGCGATGCAAAAGCATTTTATGCAGTTCATAAAGATAGACCTTTCTTCAACGATCTAGTCGAATTTATGATAAGCGGGCCAGTTGTGGTTATGGTTTTAGAGGGCGACAATGCAGTTGCTAAAAACCGCGAGCTAATGGGTGCAACTAACCCAAAAGAAGCAGCTCCTGGCACTATAAGAGCTGATTTTGCTGATAGCATTGATGCAAATGCGGTTCACGGAAGTGATAGTCTAGAAAATGCTGTGAATGAAATAAATTTCTTCTTTGCTTCAAGAGAAATTTGCTAA
- a CDS encoding peroxiredoxin, whose protein sequence is MLVTKKAPDFTAAAVLGNNQIVNDFNLYKNIGEKGAVVFFYPMDFTFVCPSEIIAFDKRYDEFKSRGIEVIAVSCDNQFSHFAWKETPVNKGGIGKVRFPIVADMTKSIARGFDVLLEDAGVALRGSFLLDKDGTVRHAVINDLPLGRNIDEMIRMVDTMLFTNEHGEVCPAGWNKGDAGMKPSTEGVADYLSHNEGKL, encoded by the coding sequence ATGTTAGTAACAAAAAAAGCACCTGATTTTACAGCTGCAGCAGTTTTAGGAAACAATCAAATTGTAAATGATTTTAATCTTTATAAAAATATTGGTGAGAAAGGCGCGGTTGTATTTTTCTATCCAATGGATTTTACTTTTGTTTGCCCAAGCGAAATTATCGCATTTGACAAAAGATATGACGAGTTCAAGTCACGTGGTATCGAAGTTATCGCAGTTTCATGCGACAACCAATTCTCTCACTTCGCATGGAAAGAGACCCCAGTAAACAAAGGCGGTATTGGTAAAGTTCGCTTCCCTATCGTAGCTGATATGACAAAATCAATCGCTCGCGGATTTGACGTACTTCTAGAAGATGCTGGTGTGGCACTTCGTGGCTCATTCTTACTAGACAAAGATGGCACTGTTCGCCATGCAGTTATCAATGATCTTCCACTTGGTAGAAACATCGATGAGATGATAAGAATGGTAGATACTATGCTATTTACAAATGAGCACGGCGAAGTTTGTCCAGCTGGCTGGAACAAAGGTGATGCTGGCATGAAACCAAGCACTGAAGGTGTTGCTGACTACCTTTCACACAACGAAGGCAAACTATAA
- the uvrA gene encoding excinuclease ABC subunit UvrA encodes MNDIIEITGAREHNLKNINLKIPKNKLVVFTGLSGSGKSTLAFDTLYAEGQRRYMESLSSYARQFLDRVGKPDVDKIEGLTPAIAIDQKTTSKNPRSTVGTITEIYDYLRLLYARVGVQHCHKCGKPISKMSASDIINEISKLPLGSKVIIYAPLVREKKGTWADLIENLRQKGFVRAQIDGVVVRLDEEIELAKTKKHTIKVIVDRIAIDEQNHERLASDVEKALNESFGEVEIEIANADELGLKESFIHYSEHMACFDCKISFTPLEPLSFSFNSPKGACEHCDGLGIRYSLDMSKIIDEEKSIENGAIKLLYGYNMSYYYKFLLAFCEQNGIDIKKPYYELSEDEKRLVLYGNVKEVEFFWKRNKLLRKFDGVVKISHGLLKDYKDFDEYMSEKICDACNGHRLKPQSLAVKVAGLGLGEILDMSIENCTAFFSNEKNFAYLSDYDKAIAKPILKEINERLFFLYDVGLGYLSLGRDARTISGGEAQRIRIASQIGSGLSGVMYVLDEPSIGLHERDTLKLIKTLRNLQAKGNSVIVVEHDKKTIEEADFIVDIGPGAGKFGGNVVFAGTAKELLSSNTQTAQYINGKKKIDYQKNRKAEKWLEISNVNINNISNLTAKFPLRNLVGITGVSGSGKSSLILQTLLPEAQEQLNRAKKVKKIAGVNLSGLENLDKVIYLDQSPIGRTPRSNPATYTGVMDEIRNLFAQTKEAKLRGYKIGRFSFNVKGGRCEKCQGEGEITIEMHFLPDINVVCDVCNGARYNAQTLEILYKGKNIAEVLNMSIDEAVEFFKAVPKIASKLTTLQDVGLGYITLGQNAVTLSGGEAQRVKLAKELSRSDTGNTLYILDEPTTGLHFADVDRLVKVLNHLVDLGNSVFVIEHNMDVIKNCDYIVDMGPEGGAKGGKVIACGNVKEVAKNYKKTGSYTGEFLAQELEEMNKK; translated from the coding sequence ATGAACGATATTATTGAAATAACTGGCGCAAGAGAACATAATTTAAAAAATATAAATCTCAAAATTCCAAAAAATAAATTAGTAGTTTTTACCGGTCTTAGTGGCAGTGGCAAGAGCACGCTAGCCTTTGATACACTCTATGCTGAGGGGCAAAGAAGATATATGGAGAGCCTTAGCAGCTATGCTAGGCAGTTTTTAGACCGTGTGGGCAAGCCTGATGTCGATAAGATCGAGGGTTTAACGCCGGCTATTGCGATCGATCAAAAGACGACTTCTAAAAACCCTCGTTCGACAGTTGGTACTATTACAGAAATTTATGACTATCTAAGGCTTTTGTACGCAAGGGTCGGCGTGCAGCACTGCCATAAATGTGGCAAACCTATCTCAAAAATGAGTGCAAGCGATATCATAAATGAAATTTCAAAGCTCCCGCTTGGTTCAAAGGTGATCATTTATGCGCCGCTAGTGCGTGAGAAAAAGGGCACATGGGCGGATTTGATCGAAAATTTACGTCAAAAAGGCTTTGTGAGAGCGCAGATAGATGGCGTGGTAGTGAGGCTTGATGAGGAGATCGAGCTTGCAAAAACGAAAAAACATACGATCAAGGTCATCGTTGATAGGATCGCTATCGATGAGCAAAATCACGAACGCCTTGCAAGTGACGTAGAAAAGGCGCTAAATGAGAGTTTTGGCGAGGTCGAGATAGAGATCGCAAACGCTGATGAGCTGGGCTTAAAAGAGAGCTTTATACATTACAGCGAGCACATGGCTTGTTTTGATTGTAAAATTTCATTTACGCCGCTTGAGCCACTTAGTTTTAGCTTTAACTCACCAAAGGGTGCTTGCGAGCACTGCGACGGACTTGGCATAAGATATAGCCTAGATATGAGCAAGATCATCGACGAGGAAAAGTCGATAGAAAACGGTGCTATCAAGCTACTTTATGGCTATAACATGAGCTATTATTATAAATTTTTACTTGCTTTTTGCGAGCAAAATGGCATCGATATCAAAAAGCCTTATTATGAGCTTAGCGAAGATGAAAAGAGGCTTGTTTTATATGGAAATGTCAAAGAAGTTGAGTTTTTTTGGAAGCGAAATAAACTACTTAGAAAGTTTGATGGTGTTGTTAAAATTTCACACGGGCTTTTGAAGGATTATAAAGACTTTGATGAGTATATGAGTGAGAAAATTTGTGACGCTTGTAACGGTCACAGGCTAAAGCCTCAAAGTTTAGCGGTCAAGGTCGCTGGCCTTGGACTTGGTGAAATTTTAGATATGAGCATAGAAAACTGCACCGCTTTTTTCTCGAATGAGAAAAATTTCGCATATCTTAGCGACTACGACAAGGCGATCGCAAAGCCTATCTTAAAAGAGATCAACGAGAGGCTTTTCTTTTTGTATGACGTGGGGCTTGGCTACTTGTCGCTTGGACGTGATGCTAGGACGATCAGCGGTGGCGAGGCACAGCGCATCAGGATCGCCAGCCAGATAGGAAGTGGGCTAAGTGGCGTCATGTACGTGCTTGATGAGCCAAGTATTGGCCTACACGAGCGAGATACACTAAAACTCATAAAAACGCTTAGAAATTTACAAGCCAAAGGCAACTCTGTAATCGTCGTCGAGCATGATAAAAAGACGATAGAAGAGGCTGATTTTATCGTAGATATCGGCCCTGGAGCTGGTAAATTTGGTGGTAATGTGGTCTTTGCAGGTACGGCAAAAGAGCTTTTAAGCTCAAACACTCAGACCGCACAATACATAAACGGTAAGAAAAAGATCGACTATCAAAAAAATAGAAAAGCTGAGAAGTGGCTTGAAATTTCAAATGTAAATATCAACAATATCTCAAATTTAACCGCAAAATTTCCACTTAGAAACCTTGTGGGTATCACTGGCGTTTCAGGATCTGGTAAGAGTTCGCTAATACTTCAGACCTTGCTTCCAGAGGCGCAGGAGCAGCTAAATAGAGCCAAAAAGGTAAAAAAGATAGCTGGGGTAAATTTAAGCGGACTTGAGAATTTAGACAAGGTCATATATCTTGATCAAAGCCCGATCGGCCGCACCCCACGCTCAAATCCAGCGACATATACTGGCGTGATGGATGAGATAAGAAATTTATTTGCACAGACCAAAGAGGCAAAGCTTAGAGGCTATAAAATAGGGCGCTTTAGCTTCAATGTCAAAGGTGGGCGCTGTGAGAAGTGCCAAGGTGAGGGCGAGATCACTATCGAGATGCACTTTTTACCTGATATAAACGTGGTTTGTGACGTTTGTAATGGTGCTAGATATAACGCTCAAACTTTGGAAATTTTATACAAAGGCAAAAACATCGCCGAAGTACTAAATATGAGCATAGATGAGGCGGTTGAGTTTTTCAAGGCTGTGCCAAAGATCGCTTCAAAACTTACCACACTGCAAGATGTAGGGCTTGGCTACATCACGCTTGGACAAAATGCAGTCACACTTAGTGGTGGCGAGGCGCAGCGTGTGAAGCTAGCAAAAGAGCTTAGTAGAAGTGATACCGGAAATACGCTTTATATCCTTGATGAGCCAACGACTGGGCTTCATTTTGCCGATGTCGATAGGCTAGTAAAGGTGCTAAATCACTTAGTTGATCTTGGAAATTCAGTCTTTGTGATCGAGCATAATATGGATGTTATCAAAAACTGCGACTATATCGTAGATATGGGACCAGAGGGCGGCGCAAAAGGCGGCAAAGTGATAGCATGCGGCAACGTAAAAGAAGTAGCTAAAAACTATAAAAAAACTGGCAGCTACACAGGGGAATTTCTAGCACAAGAGCTTGAGGAGATGAATAAAAAATAA
- the plsX gene encoding phosphate acyltransferase PlsX, producing MIRIAIDAMGGDFGADPIIFGVIDALKETEFKAVLVGDSSVIKPLIPQSYLKNIEFLDASEVISMADGATDALKRKDSTIYKAIELLKNREVDAVVSAGHSGATMSLATLRIGRLKNISRPAIATLMPNSKESATLVLDVGANVDCRSEHLFQFAIMGEAYAKEILGRKEPKVGLLSNGEEESKGNEVSKEAFKLVSRLDSFVGNAEGNQIFDGSIDVMVCDGFMGNILLKTSEGVADAIGKIIKKQIKKSPLAMAGSVLMRKVFKTLKKQVSYDEYGGAPLLGVNGCVIISHGKSNSKAIKNAIFQAIKFANSNINKVIEEELSHFAR from the coding sequence ATGATTCGCATTGCTATCGATGCTATGGGTGGTGATTTTGGTGCAGATCCTATAATATTTGGTGTTATTGATGCACTAAAAGAGACAGAATTTAAAGCTGTATTAGTCGGCGATAGCAGTGTCATCAAACCACTCATTCCACAATCTTATTTAAAAAATATCGAATTTTTAGATGCTAGCGAAGTTATCTCAATGGCAGATGGCGCAACTGATGCGCTTAAAAGAAAAGATAGTACGATCTACAAAGCAATTGAACTCTTAAAAAATAGGGAAGTTGATGCTGTAGTTTCTGCTGGTCATAGTGGTGCAACTATGAGTTTAGCTACTCTAAGAATCGGCAGGCTAAAAAATATCTCTCGTCCAGCAATTGCAACACTTATGCCAAATTCAAAAGAGTCTGCGACTTTGGTTTTAGATGTTGGTGCAAATGTTGATTGTAGAAGCGAGCATTTGTTTCAATTTGCCATAATGGGTGAAGCCTATGCAAAAGAAATTTTAGGTAGAAAAGAGCCAAAAGTTGGTCTCTTGTCAAATGGTGAAGAAGAGAGTAAAGGCAATGAAGTTAGCAAAGAAGCATTTAAATTAGTTTCTAGGCTTGATAGCTTTGTTGGTAATGCAGAAGGCAATCAAATTTTTGATGGTAGTATCGATGTAATGGTTTGTGATGGTTTTATGGGAAATATTCTTTTAAAAACTAGCGAAGGTGTTGCAGATGCGATAGGCAAAATCATCAAAAAACAAATTAAAAAATCACCTCTTGCTATGGCTGGCTCTGTACTCATGAGAAAAGTTTTTAAGACGCTTAAAAAGCAGGTTAGCTATGACGAATATGGCGGTGCACCACTTCTTGGCGTAAATGGTTGCGTTATCATAAGTCATGGTAAAAGTAATTCAAAAGCTATAAAAAATGCAATTTTTCAAGCAATAAAATTTGCTAATTCAAACATAAATAAAGTTATCGAAGAAGAACTTTCGCACTTTGCAAGGTAA
- the rpmF gene encoding 50S ribosomal protein L32, with the protein MAVPKRRVSHSRAAKRRTHYKVTLPVPVKDKDGSWKMPHRINKTTGEY; encoded by the coding sequence ATGGCAGTACCAAAGCGAAGAGTGAGTCATTCTCGTGCAGCAAAACGCAGAACACATTATAAAGTTACACTTCCAGTACCTGTAAAAGACAAAGATGGTTCTTGGAAAATGCCTCACCGTATAAACAAAACTACAGGTGAATATTAA
- a CDS encoding O-antigen ligase family protein, which translates to MKNDIVSKLYNLFLVIVLFTLPVTEGLKQISLTLFVLAGIYICVKEKRQFKFDLINISLFIFVLATFISCLVNGVSASRALDPLRCMLFFFVARSVGIEKINFKFLFFALFAGFIAAFIPACIKKFTSSDPTALFELKSIGHVNHSAIFMLLVFCVALVSINSKEIFEKYIGISVAGFCVLGIMIAGSRAAMYLLPIIIFTCLLFEILNKQIKIKFLLSLIILFGVIAISYMYISTNITQDQRLYSQLTKGVTGSETRYPIFASAFYTWLEHPLFGIGSGEFKIIDITKYFPGNVEVHVSHAHNTFLTFLTEKGIIALLSYLVFQLSLFIKFIKNFRQNSIVFLALLMLVFQNVISLVNTTFHHENALLMLLFWALATSAIDEKSTLKIS; encoded by the coding sequence ATGAAAAACGACATTGTCTCTAAGCTCTACAATCTCTTTTTGGTTATTGTCTTATTTACACTGCCGGTAACTGAGGGTTTAAAACAAATTTCACTCACACTTTTCGTCTTGGCTGGAATTTATATTTGCGTCAAAGAAAAAAGGCAATTTAAATTTGATCTCATAAATATCTCGCTTTTTATCTTTGTTTTGGCTACTTTTATAAGCTGCCTTGTAAATGGAGTTTCTGCATCAAGAGCGCTTGATCCACTAAGGTGTATGCTATTTTTCTTTGTGGCTAGAAGTGTTGGTATAGAAAAAATAAATTTTAAATTTTTATTTTTTGCCTTATTTGCCGGTTTTATCGCTGCATTTATTCCAGCTTGTATTAAGAAATTTACATCAAGTGATCCGACTGCACTTTTTGAGCTTAAATCAATAGGGCATGTAAATCATAGTGCTATTTTTATGCTACTAGTTTTTTGTGTAGCATTAGTTTCGATAAATAGCAAAGAAATTTTTGAAAAGTATATAGGCATAAGTGTTGCCGGATTTTGCGTCCTTGGTATAATGATAGCTGGCTCTAGAGCTGCAATGTATCTTTTGCCAATCATTATTTTTACTTGCTTGCTTTTTGAAATTTTAAATAAACAGATAAAAATAAAATTTTTATTAAGTTTGATAATTTTATTTGGTGTAATAGCCATTTCTTATATGTACATATCAACAAATATCACTCAAGATCAAAGATTGTATAGTCAACTAACAAAGGGGGTCACTGGATCAGAGACTAGATATCCAATCTTTGCTAGCGCATTTTATACGTGGTTAGAACACCCTTTATTTGGGATAGGTTCTGGTGAGTTTAAGATCATTGATATAACAAAATATTTTCCAGGCAATGTTGAAGTTCATGTTAGTCACGCACACAATACCTTTTTAACATTTTTAACCGAAAAGGGTATCATTGCATTACTTTCATATTTGGTATTTCAACTATCACTATTTATAAAATTTATTAAAAATTTTAGACAAAATAGCATAGTTTTTCTTGCACTTTTAATGCTTGTTTTTCAAAACGTCATCTCTCTTGTAAATACAACGTTTCACCATGAAAATGCACTTTTAATGCTGTTATTTTGGGCACTAGCTACAAGTGCTATAGATGAAAAATCGACCTTAAAAATTAGCTAA